A part of Mustela erminea isolate mMusErm1 chromosome 9, mMusErm1.Pri, whole genome shotgun sequence genomic DNA contains:
- the LOC116599060 gene encoding LOW QUALITY PROTEIN: olfactory receptor 6X1 (The sequence of the model RefSeq protein was modified relative to this genomic sequence to represent the inferred CDS: substituted 1 base at 1 genomic stop codon) produces the protein MRNGTTITEFILLGFPDIEGLQVPLFVVIFFIYLLTLTGNGLIIAIVWVEPRLQIPMYFFLCNLSFLEIWYTTTVIPKLLETFVVARTAICMPCCLLKAFFHFFLGTTEFFILTAMSFDRYLAICKPLRYPTIMTSSFCLQLALGSWVVGFTIVFCQMLLLVQLPFCGNNVINHFYCDVGPILKAACTDTSILELLGLLATILVIPGSLLFTVISYIYILSTILQIPSATGXRKTFSTCASHLTVVSLLYGAVLFMYLRPTTHSSFKINKVVSVLNTILTPLLNPFIYTIRNKEVKAALVKAMACPKTLHP, from the coding sequence ATGAGAAATGGCACAACAATCACAGAGTTCATCCTTCTAGGATTTCCTGACATCGAAGGACTGCAGGTCCCCCTTTTCGTAGTCATCTTTTTCATCTACCTATTAACCCTTACAGGCAATGGGCTCATAATTGCCATTGTCTGGGTGGAGCCCAGGCTACAAATACCaatgtacttcttcctctgcaACTTGTCCTTCCTAGAGATCTGGTACACCACCACAGTCATCCCCAAACTGTTGGAAACTTTCGTGGTGGCAAGAACAGCTATCTGCATGCCTTGCTGCCTACTGAAGGCCTTCTTTCACTTTTTCCTGGGCACCACCGAGTTCTTTATCCTCACTGCCATGTCTTTCGACCGTTACctggccatctgcaagcccctTCGCTACCCCACCATTATGACCAGTAGCTTCTGCCTGCAACTTGCCCTCGGTTCCTGGGTGGTGGGCTTCACCATTGTCTTTTGTCAGATGCTGCTGCTTGTCCAGTTGCCCTTCTGTGGCAACAACGTCATCAATCATTTCTACTGTGATGTGGGTCCCATTCTGAAAGCAGCCTGCACAGACACAAGCATTCTGGAGCTCCTGGGTCTTTTGGCGACCATcctcgtgatcccagggtcactcCTCTTCACGGTGATTTCTTATATCTATATCCTGTCCACCATCCTACAGATCCCTTCAGCCACTGGCTGACGGAAGACTTTCTCTACCTGTGCCTCGCACTTGACAGTAGTCTCCCTGCTCTATGGTGCTGTTTTGTTCATGTACCTGAGACCCACAACACACTCTTCCTTTAAGATTAATAAGGTGGTGTCAGTGCTGAACACTATTCTCACACCTCTTCTGAATCCCTTCATTTATACAATTAGAAACAAGGAAGTGAAAGCAGCCCTAGTGAAGGCAATGGCTTGTCCAAAGACTCTTCATCCATAG